A window of the Streptomyces luomodiensis genome harbors these coding sequences:
- a CDS encoding DEAD/DEAH box helicase: MTLPVALSGTDVIGQAKTGTGKTLGFGLPLLERVVVPADVEAGRAKPEQLADAPQALVVVPTRELCQQVTNDLLTAGKVRAVRVVSIYGGRAYEPQVEALKKGVDVVVGTPGRLLDLAGQKKLRLSAVKALVLDEADEMLDLGFLPDVEKIINMLPAKRQTMLFSATMPGAVIGLARRYMSQPTHIRATAPDDEGATVANITQHVFRAHSLDKPEVVARVLQAEGRGLAMIFCRTKRTAADIADQLARRGFASGAVHGDLGQGAREQALRAFRNGKVDVLVCTDVAARGIDVEGVTHVINYQSPEDEKTYLHRIGRTGRAGASGIAITLVDWDDIPRWQLINKALDLPFHEPEETYSTSDHLYELLSIPEGTTGVLPRAERTRAGLAAEEIEDLGETGGRAGRGRRAAAPATEQRPARSRRVRRRTRGGVAVDGTGAPEGAPTAESATDTAEGATEPRRLRRRRRTRGGVTTSRSEAATTAVDTTAVDTAAAAQAEATRTAAPQAEAESDEVDAKPRRRRTRGAARAAEAATAAVETAEGTTTEESASAAVDVEAAETAAPTVATPEAVEVPAKPRRRTRVKATEAAQTAVEAAEGTAEAASPVEAVETQPEAAEAPAKPRRRTRAKAAEAAEAAEAAEAADATEVTTPRRRTRTKAAEAAVETAEGTTETAKPKRRTRATTKATTTDAQPETEATETPAKPRRTRTKATAAEPAAKTAETADATEATTPRRRTRTKAAEAAVETAEGTTETAKPKRRTRATTKATTTDAQPETEATETPAKPRRTRTKATTAEPAAKVAEAADTTEATTPRRRTRTKAAEAVEVTAEG, encoded by the coding sequence ATGACGCTTCCGGTCGCCCTCTCCGGCACCGACGTCATCGGCCAGGCCAAGACCGGCACCGGTAAGACGCTGGGCTTCGGCCTCCCGCTGCTGGAGCGCGTCGTCGTCCCCGCGGACGTCGAGGCCGGCCGGGCCAAGCCCGAGCAGCTGGCCGACGCGCCGCAGGCGCTCGTGGTCGTCCCCACCCGCGAGCTGTGCCAGCAGGTGACCAACGACCTGCTGACCGCCGGGAAGGTCCGCGCCGTCCGCGTCGTGTCGATCTACGGCGGCCGCGCCTACGAACCGCAGGTCGAGGCCCTGAAGAAGGGCGTCGACGTGGTCGTCGGCACCCCGGGCCGGCTGCTGGACCTGGCCGGTCAGAAGAAGCTGCGGCTCTCCGCCGTCAAGGCGCTCGTCCTGGACGAGGCCGATGAAATGCTCGACCTGGGCTTCCTGCCCGACGTCGAGAAGATCATCAACATGCTTCCGGCCAAGCGCCAGACCATGCTGTTCTCGGCCACCATGCCGGGCGCCGTCATCGGCCTGGCCCGGCGCTACATGTCGCAGCCCACGCACATCCGGGCCACCGCGCCGGACGACGAGGGCGCGACCGTGGCCAACATCACGCAGCATGTCTTCCGCGCCCACTCCCTGGACAAGCCGGAGGTCGTGGCGCGCGTGCTCCAGGCCGAGGGCCGCGGTCTCGCGATGATCTTCTGCCGTACGAAGCGGACCGCCGCCGACATCGCCGATCAGCTCGCGCGCCGTGGCTTCGCCTCCGGCGCGGTCCACGGCGACCTCGGCCAGGGGGCACGCGAGCAGGCGCTGCGCGCCTTCCGCAACGGCAAGGTCGACGTGCTGGTGTGCACCGACGTCGCCGCGCGCGGCATCGACGTCGAGGGCGTCACGCATGTGATCAATTACCAGTCCCCCGAGGACGAGAAGACCTATCTGCACCGCATCGGCCGCACGGGCCGCGCGGGCGCCTCGGGTATCGCCATCACGCTCGTCGACTGGGACGACATCCCGCGCTGGCAGCTGATCAACAAGGCGCTGGACCTGCCGTTCCACGAGCCGGAGGAGACGTACTCCACCTCCGACCACCTCTACGAGCTGCTGAGCATCCCGGAGGGCACCACCGGTGTGCTCCCGCGCGCCGAGCGCACCCGGGCCGGACTCGCCGCCGAGGAGATCGAGGACCTGGGCGAGACCGGGGGCCGGGCCGGCCGCGGCCGCCGGGCCGCCGCTCCGGCCACGGAGCAGCGCCCCGCGCGCAGCCGCCGGGTACGGCGCCGCACCCGCGGCGGTGTGGCCGTGGACGGCACGGGCGCCCCGGAGGGGGCGCCGACGGCCGAGTCCGCCACCGACACCGCCGAGGGCGCCACCGAGCCCCGTCGGCTCCGCCGGCGCCGCCGTACGCGCGGCGGTGTGACGACGTCCCGCTCCGAGGCGGCCACGACCGCCGTCGACACGACCGCCGTCGATACGGCGGCGGCAGCCCAAGCGGAGGCGACCCGCACGGCGGCGCCCCAGGCGGAGGCGGAGTCCGACGAGGTCGACGCCAAGCCGCGCCGCCGCCGCACCCGGGGTGCCGCCAGGGCCGCAGAGGCGGCGACAGCGGCCGTCGAGACCGCCGAAGGCACCACGACGGAGGAATCCGCGTCCGCCGCCGTCGACGTCGAGGCAGCGGAGACGGCAGCCCCGACGGTGGCGACCCCGGAGGCCGTGGAGGTCCCGGCGAAGCCGCGCCGCCGCACCCGCGTCAAGGCCACTGAGGCGGCCCAGACGGCCGTGGAAGCGGCCGAGGGCACGGCGGAGGCTGCGAGCCCCGTCGAGGCCGTCGAGACGCAGCCGGAGGCCGCAGAGGCCCCCGCCAAGCCGCGCCGCCGCACCCGCGCCAAGGCCGCTGAGGCAGCCGAGGCGGCCGAGGCGGCCGAGGCAGCCGACGCCACCGAGGTCACCACGCCACGGCGCCGCACGCGCACCAAGGCCGCCGAGGCAGCCGTCGAAACCGCCGAAGGCACCACCGAGACGGCCAAGCCCAAGCGCCGCACCCGCGCCACCACCAAGGCCACCACCACCGACGCACAACCCGAGACGGAAGCCACCGAAACCCCCGCCAAGCCCCGGCGCACCCGCACCAAGGCAACCGCGGCAGAACCGGCGGCCAAGACGGCGGAGACGGCCGACGCCACCGAGGCCACCACGCCACGGCGCCGCACGCGCACCAAGGCCGCCGAGGCAGCCGTCGAAACCGCCGAAGGCACCACCGAGACGGCCAAGCCCAAGCGCCGCACCCGCGCCACCACCAAGGCCACCACCACCGACGCACAACCCGAGACGGAAGCCACCGAAACCCCCGCCAAGCCCCGGCGCACCCGCACCAAGGCAACCACGGCGGAACCGGCGGCCAAGGTGGCCGAGGCGGCCGACACCACCGAGGCCACCACGCCCCGACGCCGTACGCGCACCAAGGCGGCCGAGGCCGTCGAGGTCACGGCCGAGGGCTGA
- a CDS encoding ferritin-like fold-containing protein — MRSMETPDTPETPAATAGDRTGDRTAGRAGDHAASGAGSGEKAPEPTGVAAQDWDTAAADPQYRAAVVDLLGALAYGELAAFERLAEDAKLAPTIEDKAELAKMASAEFHHFERLSGRLSAIGEEPTAAMEPFAAALDGFHRQTAPSDWLEGLVKAYVGDSIASDFYREVAARLDADTRGLVLQVLDDTGHASFAVEKVRAAIEADPRVGGRLALWARRLMGEALSQAQRVVADRDALSTMLVGGVADGFDLAEVGRMFSRITEAHTKRMAALGLAA, encoded by the coding sequence GTGCGCTCCATGGAGACGCCTGACACGCCTGAGACGCCCGCCGCGACCGCCGGAGACCGCACCGGGGACCGCACCGCGGGCCGCGCCGGGGACCACGCCGCATCCGGGGCGGGCAGCGGGGAGAAGGCCCCGGAGCCCACCGGGGTCGCCGCCCAGGACTGGGACACGGCAGCCGCCGATCCGCAGTACCGGGCCGCCGTGGTGGATCTGCTCGGCGCCCTCGCCTACGGCGAGCTGGCCGCCTTCGAGCGGCTGGCGGAGGACGCCAAGCTGGCGCCCACGATCGAGGACAAGGCCGAGCTGGCGAAGATGGCGTCCGCCGAGTTCCACCACTTCGAGCGGCTATCGGGCCGGCTCTCGGCGATCGGCGAGGAGCCGACGGCGGCGATGGAGCCGTTCGCGGCGGCTCTGGACGGCTTCCACCGCCAGACCGCGCCGTCCGACTGGCTGGAGGGCCTGGTCAAGGCGTACGTGGGCGACTCGATCGCCAGTGACTTCTACCGCGAGGTGGCGGCCCGGCTGGACGCCGACACCCGCGGTCTGGTGCTTCAGGTGCTGGACGACACCGGCCACGCCTCGTTCGCGGTCGAGAAGGTGCGGGCCGCCATCGAGGCCGATCCGCGGGTCGGCGGGCGGCTGGCGCTGTGGGCGCGGCGGCTGATGGGTGAGGCGCTGTCGCAGGCCCAGCGGGTGGTCGCGGACCGCGACGCGCTCTCGACGATGCTGGTGGGCGGGGTGGCCGACGGCTTCGACCTGGCGGAGGTGGGCCGGATGTTCTCGCGGATCACCGAGGCCCACACCAAGCGGATGGCCGCCCTGGGGCTTGCCGCCTAG
- a CDS encoding TetR/AcrR family transcriptional regulator, which produces MTAIEQTEARPRGTRLPRRARRNQLLGAAQEVFVAQGYHAAAMDDIAERAGVSKPVLYQHFPGKLELYLALLDQHCEALLQAVRTALASTTENKQRVAATVEAYFAYVEEEGGAFRLVFESDLTNEPAVRERVDRVSLQCAEAISEVIAEDTGLSKDESMLLAVGLGGVSQVVARYWLSSESAVPRDTAVQLLTSLAWRGIAGFPLHGAEGGH; this is translated from the coding sequence GTGACAGCCATCGAGCAGACCGAGGCGCGCCCGCGAGGTACGCGCCTGCCGCGCCGAGCCCGACGTAATCAGCTCCTGGGAGCCGCCCAGGAGGTCTTCGTCGCCCAGGGCTACCACGCGGCCGCGATGGACGACATCGCCGAGCGCGCCGGAGTCAGCAAGCCGGTGCTGTACCAGCACTTCCCGGGCAAGCTCGAGCTGTATCTGGCCCTGCTCGACCAGCACTGCGAGGCCCTGCTCCAGGCCGTGCGCACCGCGCTCGCCTCGACCACCGAGAACAAGCAGCGCGTCGCGGCGACCGTGGAGGCGTACTTCGCCTACGTCGAGGAGGAAGGCGGCGCCTTCCGGTTGGTCTTCGAGTCCGATCTGACCAACGAGCCCGCGGTGCGCGAGCGCGTGGACCGCGTCTCGCTCCAGTGCGCCGAGGCGATCAGCGAGGTCATCGCCGAGGACACCGGGCTGTCCAAGGACGAGTCGATGCTGCTCGCCGTGGGCCTCGGCGGGGTCTCCCAGGTGGTCGCGCGCTACTGGCTCTCCAGCGAGAGCGCCGTCCCCCGGGACACCGCCGTACAGCTGCTCACCTCGCTGGCCTGGCGCGGTATCGCGGGGTTCCCGCTGCACGGGGCCGAAGGCGGTCACTGA
- a CDS encoding alpha/beta fold hydrolase gives MSSTEPPEARLVAAVPPARPVRVGAGEKLRTASLSGLTMTVRCRPPSASGLPPALFVHGLGGSSQNWSALMERLADRVEGEALDLPGFGDSPPPDDGDYSITGHARAVIRYLDAYDRGPVHLVGNSMGGAITTRVAAVRPDLVRTLTLVSPALPELRPQRTAVPTAMLAVPGVTRLFTRLTKDWDAERRTREVMMLTYGDPALVGQEDFAYAVEEFERRLALPYFWDALSRSARGVVDSYTLGGQHSLWRQAERVLAPTLLVYGGRDQLVSIRMAQRANAAFRDSRLLTLLDAGHVAMMEYPEAVARGMRELLDEVDGRDDRDSREARGAVPVSETDGSGAARG, from the coding sequence ATGTCTTCGACCGAGCCGCCGGAAGCCCGCCTCGTCGCGGCGGTCCCGCCCGCGAGGCCCGTGCGGGTCGGAGCGGGTGAGAAGCTGCGGACCGCCTCCCTGTCGGGGCTCACGATGACCGTAAGGTGCCGTCCGCCGTCGGCCTCCGGGCTGCCGCCCGCCCTCTTCGTCCACGGCCTCGGCGGCTCCTCGCAGAACTGGTCCGCGCTCATGGAGCGGCTCGCCGACCGGGTCGAGGGCGAGGCACTCGACCTCCCCGGCTTCGGCGACTCCCCGCCGCCGGACGACGGCGACTACTCCATAACCGGCCATGCCCGCGCCGTGATCCGCTACCTCGACGCCTACGACCGCGGGCCCGTCCATCTGGTCGGCAACTCGATGGGCGGCGCGATCACCACGCGCGTCGCGGCGGTGCGGCCCGATCTGGTGCGCACCCTCACCCTGGTCTCGCCCGCGCTGCCCGAGCTGCGCCCGCAGCGCACCGCGGTGCCCACCGCGATGCTCGCGGTGCCCGGGGTGACCCGTCTGTTCACACGCTTGACCAAGGACTGGGACGCGGAGCGGCGCACCCGCGAAGTGATGATGCTCACCTATGGCGACCCCGCGCTGGTCGGCCAGGAGGACTTCGCCTACGCGGTGGAGGAGTTCGAGCGCCGGCTCGCCCTTCCGTACTTCTGGGACGCGCTCAGCCGCTCGGCGCGCGGTGTCGTCGACTCGTACACCCTGGGCGGCCAGCACTCCCTGTGGCGGCAGGCCGAGCGGGTGCTCGCCCCGACGCTGCTCGTCTACGGCGGCCGCGACCAGCTGGTGTCCATCAGGATGGCGCAACGGGCGAACGCCGCCTTCCGCGACTCGCGTCTGCTGACGCTGTTGGACGCCGGGCATGTCGCGATGATGGAGTATCCCGAGGCGGTGGCGCGCGGGATGCGCGAGCTGCTCGATGAGGTTGACGGACGAGATGACCGGGACAGCCGGGAGGCACGGGGGGCCGTACCGGTGTCCGAAACGGACGGGAGCGGTGCGGCGCGTGGGTAA
- a CDS encoding DUF3152 domain-containing protein has translation MRRVGKHSARGSQEDRERRSAAAGSGQGHGSGPEFVEHAAPGVLGAAPVVDDGPGTGRRRRTVPRPTAAADPGVTPPQGVPRLPYGAGGPAVRGGHPEQREAGGAWGDFRGRGPGGPGSGPGGPGGASGPSGQRPPHGMRTMKPPQRPTTGGTGGVAGLMPGPRKEYIEAFDAPDARDGDGEDVFAAGGPGGVPPQRRTQRETGPSDGAGGGSGDGGGGSGDDGKGAAGKGARGAAKGGKGRTFTGVAAAAVTTVLAVVVAGQVASGPHSGGKAQAQGGTEHGDDTAARGAHDSNADDGRGAASSARPAAPATYEEKMAAVYPLDADLRGSGAFQTIGGHDKAPGRGQVLRYRVDVEKGLPLDGELFAEAVQKTLNDDRSWAHGGVRTFERVSSGHADFIITLASPGTTAAWCAKSGLDTTEDNVSCDSAATERVMINAYRWARGAKTFGDDKMYSYRQMLINHEVGHRLGHNHEICSEQGALAPVMMQQTKFLTTDGVTCRPNAWPFPKGSKG, from the coding sequence GTGCGGCGCGTGGGTAAGCACAGCGCACGTGGCAGCCAGGAGGACCGGGAGCGCCGGTCCGCCGCGGCGGGCTCCGGCCAGGGACACGGTTCGGGCCCGGAGTTCGTCGAGCACGCCGCGCCCGGCGTGCTCGGCGCGGCACCCGTGGTGGACGACGGACCGGGGACCGGGCGCCGTCGCCGCACGGTCCCGAGGCCCACGGCGGCCGCAGACCCCGGTGTGACCCCGCCGCAGGGCGTGCCGAGGCTGCCGTACGGAGCGGGCGGGCCGGCGGTGCGTGGCGGACATCCGGAGCAGCGCGAAGCGGGCGGCGCCTGGGGCGACTTCCGGGGCCGCGGCCCCGGAGGCCCGGGAAGCGGTCCTGGCGGTCCCGGCGGGGCCAGCGGCCCCAGCGGTCAGCGGCCTCCCCACGGCATGCGCACCATGAAGCCGCCGCAGCGCCCGACGACGGGCGGCACGGGCGGGGTGGCCGGTCTGATGCCCGGTCCGCGCAAGGAGTACATCGAGGCGTTCGACGCCCCCGACGCCCGGGACGGCGACGGCGAGGACGTCTTCGCCGCCGGGGGGCCGGGCGGAGTGCCCCCGCAGCGGCGTACGCAGCGTGAGACCGGCCCCTCCGACGGGGCCGGCGGTGGCTCGGGCGACGGCGGGGGCGGGTCGGGTGACGACGGTAAGGGGGCCGCGGGCAAGGGCGCGCGCGGTGCCGCCAAGGGCGGTAAGGGGCGCACGTTCACCGGTGTCGCCGCCGCGGCCGTGACCACCGTGCTGGCCGTCGTGGTGGCCGGGCAGGTCGCGAGCGGACCGCACAGCGGCGGTAAGGCGCAGGCCCAGGGCGGCACGGAGCACGGTGACGACACCGCCGCCCGTGGCGCCCACGACTCCAATGCCGACGACGGCCGCGGGGCGGCGAGTTCCGCGCGCCCGGCCGCTCCCGCCACCTACGAGGAGAAGATGGCGGCCGTCTATCCGCTCGACGCCGACCTGCGCGGCTCCGGTGCCTTCCAGACCATCGGCGGGCACGACAAGGCGCCCGGCCGGGGCCAGGTGCTGCGCTACCGCGTCGATGTGGAGAAGGGGCTGCCGCTCGACGGCGAGCTGTTCGCCGAGGCCGTGCAGAAGACGCTGAACGACGACCGCAGTTGGGCGCACGGCGGCGTTCGCACCTTCGAGCGGGTCTCGTCCGGGCACGCGGACTTCATCATCACCCTGGCGAGCCCCGGGACCACGGCGGCGTGGTGCGCCAAGTCGGGCCTCGACACCACCGAGGACAACGTCTCGTGCGACTCGGCGGCGACCGAGCGCGTCATGATCAACGCCTATCGGTGGGCGCGGGGCGCGAAGACCTTCGGCGACGACAAGATGTACTCGTACCGCCAGATGCTCATCAACCACGAGGTCGGCCACCGTCTCGGCCACAACCACGAGATCTGCTCCGAGCAGGGCGCGCTCGCGCCGGTGATGATGCAGCAGACCAAGTTCCTGACGACCGACGGCGTCACCTGCCGCCCCAACGCCTGGCCGTTCCCCAAGGGCTCCAAGGGCTGA